In Pseudomonas fluorescens, the following are encoded in one genomic region:
- a CDS encoding PhoH family protein: MNAPIEPHRFILEPFEARRFANLCGQFDEHLRLIEQRLTIEIRNRGNQFELIGEPKHTTSAENLLRRLYRETKGTELSPDMVHLFLQESAVEQLDNHSPAEPSVALRTKKGMIRPRGLNQLRYVKEILGNDINFGIGPAGTGKTYLAVACAVDALEREQIRRILLVRPAVEAGEKLGFLPGDLSQKIDPYLRPLYDALYEMLGFEYVAKLIERQVIEVAPLAYMRGRTLNNSFIILDESQNTTVEQMKMFLTRIGFGSTAVITGDITQVDLPRGTKSGLHHVIEVLKDVPGISFTHFQPKDVVRHPLVQRIVEAYERFETKAADDAAAKDSRRDA; this comes from the coding sequence TTGAACGCACCCATAGAACCACATCGTTTCATCCTCGAGCCTTTTGAAGCTCGTCGCTTCGCCAATCTGTGCGGGCAATTCGACGAGCATTTGCGCTTGATCGAACAGCGCCTGACCATCGAGATCCGCAATCGCGGAAACCAGTTCGAGCTGATCGGCGAACCCAAACACACCACCTCCGCGGAAAACCTCCTGCGCCGCCTGTACCGGGAAACCAAGGGTACCGAGCTGTCGCCGGACATGGTGCACCTGTTCCTGCAGGAATCTGCCGTTGAGCAGCTGGACAACCACTCCCCCGCCGAACCGTCCGTGGCCCTACGCACCAAAAAAGGCATGATTCGCCCCCGTGGCTTGAATCAGCTGCGCTACGTGAAGGAAATCCTCGGTAACGATATCAACTTCGGCATCGGCCCGGCCGGTACCGGCAAGACCTATCTGGCCGTAGCCTGTGCGGTGGATGCACTGGAGCGCGAGCAGATTCGCCGCATCCTGCTGGTTCGTCCGGCGGTCGAAGCGGGTGAAAAACTCGGCTTCCTGCCCGGCGACCTGTCGCAAAAAATCGACCCGTACCTGCGTCCGCTCTACGACGCGCTCTACGAAATGCTCGGCTTCGAATACGTCGCCAAGCTGATCGAGCGTCAGGTGATCGAAGTCGCGCCGCTGGCCTACATGCGCGGCCGTACGCTGAACAACAGCTTCATCATTCTCGACGAAAGCCAGAACACCACGGTCGAGCAAATGAAGATGTTCCTGACCCGGATCGGCTTCGGTTCCACGGCCGTCATCACCGGGGACATCACCCAGGTCGACCTGCCACGCGGCACCAAGTCCGGCCTGCACCACGTGATTGAAGTGCTCAAGGATGTGCCGGGGATCAGCTTCACCCATTTCCAGCCCAAGGACGTCGTGCGCCATCCGCTGGTGCAGCGCATCGTCGAAGCCTACGAGCGCTTCGAAACCAAAGCGGCCGATGATGCCGCCGCCAAGGATAGCCGCCGCGATGCTTGA
- a CDS encoding YdcF family protein has product MPFRYFVKQLLLPPGILLLLLLLAWWWRRSRPRLAGACFALGLGGFWLMSLPVVVQWSAGLLEREPPLARDEWAILGQRADAIVVLGSGRERGDAAWGADQPTGIGLERQRFAARLAKASGLPVLTSGGLHYGTPPSEAQMMADSLRDDFGVTVRWQEGRSRTTWENAQFSAEVLLPQGVKRVVLVTHAWHMPRAVWSFRKAGFEVVPAPVGFLGGDNGLPLGGWMPEFKAIWQNGQLMNEAVGQVGYSLFYR; this is encoded by the coding sequence ATGCCTTTTCGTTATTTCGTAAAACAACTTCTTTTGCCGCCCGGCATTCTATTGCTGCTGCTTTTGCTTGCCTGGTGGTGGCGCCGTTCAAGGCCAAGGCTTGCCGGTGCGTGCTTTGCTCTGGGGCTGGGTGGTTTCTGGCTGATGAGTCTGCCGGTGGTGGTGCAGTGGAGTGCCGGCTTGCTCGAGCGGGAGCCACCGCTGGCCCGCGATGAATGGGCAATCCTGGGGCAGCGCGCGGACGCGATCGTGGTCCTCGGCTCGGGGCGCGAGCGTGGTGATGCGGCCTGGGGAGCCGACCAGCCCACGGGCATAGGCCTGGAACGCCAGCGCTTTGCCGCGCGGCTGGCCAAGGCTTCCGGCCTGCCGGTATTGACCAGCGGCGGCCTGCATTACGGCACTCCGCCAAGCGAAGCGCAGATGATGGCTGACTCCTTGCGCGACGATTTTGGCGTGACCGTGCGCTGGCAGGAAGGACGCAGCCGAACGACCTGGGAAAATGCGCAGTTCAGCGCTGAGGTATTGCTGCCACAGGGCGTCAAGCGTGTGGTGCTCGTGACTCATGCCTGGCATATGCCACGAGCGGTCTGGAGTTTTCGCAAGGCCGGGTTTGAGGTGGTGCCGGCGCCAGTAGGGTTTCTGGGCGGCGACAATGGGCTGCCACTGGGTGGCTGGATGCCGGAGTTCAAGGCGATCTGGCAGAACGGGCAGTTGATGAACGAGGCGGTGGGGCAGGTCGGTTATTCGTTGTTTTACCGGTAA
- the leuS gene encoding leucine--tRNA ligase: MHEQYQPREIEAAAQSFWDEQKSFEVSEQPGKETYYCLSMFPYPSGKLHMGHVRNYTIGDVISRYQRMQGKNVLQPMGWDAFGMPAENAAMKNNVAPAKWTYENIAYMKSQLRSLGLAVDWSREVTTCKPDYYRWEQWLFTRLFEKGVIYKKSGTVNWDPVDQTVLANEQVIDGRGWRSGALIEKREIPMYYFKITAYADELLESLDELTGWPEQVKTMQRNWIGKSRGMEVQFPYNVDSIGEAGALKVFTTRPDTLMGATYVAVAAEHHLATLAAQNNPELQAFIAECKGGSVAEADVATQEKKGLPTGLFVEHPLTGEKLPVWVANYVLMHYGDGAVMAVPAHDERDFEFAHKYNLPVKSVVRTSSGDSNPAPWQDAYGEYGTLINSGEFDGLDFAGAFDAIEVALIKKELGASRTQFRLRDWGISRQRYWGCPIPIIHCNTCGDVPVPEDQLPVVLPEDVVPDGAGSPLARMPEFYECSCPKCGQPAKRETDTMDTFVESSWYYARYASPHFEGGLVEKSAADHWLPVDQYIGGIEHAILHLLYARFFHKLMRDEGLVSSNEPFKNLLTQGMVIAETYYRREANGAYTWFNPADVELERDSKAKVISAKLKADGLPVEIGGTEKMAKSKNNGVDPQSMIDQFGADTCRLFMMFASPPDMSAEWSDSGVEGSHRFLKRVWRLAQAHVTQGLPGKLDVASLNDEQKAVRRSIHLAIKQASQDVGQNHKFNTAIAQVMTLMNVLEKAAQATEQDRALIHEGLETVTLLLAPITPHISHELWNQLGHAGPVIDAGWPVVDDSALVQDSLQLVIQVNGKLRGHIEMPASASREEVEAAARANENVLRFVDGLTIRKVIVVPGKLVNIVAS, encoded by the coding sequence ATGCACGAACAATATCAGCCCCGTGAAATCGAAGCCGCCGCCCAGTCGTTCTGGGACGAGCAAAAGTCCTTTGAAGTCAGTGAACAGCCAGGCAAGGAGACTTACTACTGCCTGTCGATGTTCCCTTACCCCAGCGGCAAGCTACACATGGGGCATGTGCGCAACTACACCATCGGCGACGTGATCTCCCGCTACCAGCGCATGCAAGGCAAGAACGTTCTGCAACCCATGGGTTGGGACGCCTTTGGCATGCCGGCGGAAAACGCCGCGATGAAGAACAACGTAGCGCCCGCCAAGTGGACCTACGAAAACATTGCCTACATGAAGTCCCAGCTGCGCAGCCTGGGTCTGGCGGTGGACTGGTCGCGTGAAGTGACCACCTGCAAGCCCGATTACTACCGCTGGGAACAATGGCTGTTTACTCGCCTGTTCGAAAAAGGTGTGATTTACAAGAAAAGCGGCACCGTGAACTGGGACCCGGTCGACCAGACCGTCCTGGCCAACGAGCAAGTGATCGATGGTCGCGGCTGGCGTTCCGGCGCGCTGATCGAAAAGCGCGAAATCCCGATGTACTACTTCAAGATCACCGCCTACGCGGATGAGCTGCTGGAGAGCCTCGACGAGCTGACTGGCTGGCCTGAACAGGTCAAGACCATGCAGCGCAACTGGATCGGCAAATCCCGCGGCATGGAAGTGCAGTTCCCGTACAACGTCGATTCCATCGGCGAAGCGGGCGCGCTGAAAGTCTTCACCACCCGTCCGGACACCCTGATGGGCGCGACCTACGTCGCTGTCGCCGCCGAACACCACCTGGCCACCCTGGCCGCACAGAACAATCCTGAGCTGCAAGCGTTCATCGCTGAATGCAAGGGCGGCAGCGTGGCCGAAGCCGACGTCGCCACCCAGGAGAAAAAAGGCCTGCCGACCGGCCTGTTCGTCGAGCACCCGCTGACCGGCGAAAAACTGCCGGTCTGGGTCGCCAACTATGTGCTGATGCACTACGGCGACGGCGCGGTAATGGCGGTTCCAGCCCACGACGAGCGCGATTTCGAATTCGCCCACAAGTACAACCTGCCGGTTAAATCGGTCGTGCGCACCAGTTCCGGTGACAGCAACCCGGCGCCATGGCAAGACGCCTACGGCGAGTACGGCACGCTGATCAATTCCGGCGAGTTCGACGGCCTTGACTTCGCGGGTGCCTTCGACGCCATCGAAGTCGCGCTGATCAAGAAAGAACTGGGCGCCTCGCGTACCCAGTTCCGCCTGCGCGACTGGGGCATCAGCCGCCAGCGTTACTGGGGCTGCCCGATCCCGATCATCCACTGCAACACTTGCGGTGACGTGCCGGTACCGGAAGATCAACTGCCTGTCGTGCTGCCGGAAGACGTCGTACCCGACGGCGCCGGTTCGCCACTGGCGCGCATGCCCGAGTTCTACGAGTGCAGCTGCCCGAAATGCGGCCAGCCTGCCAAGCGTGAAACCGACACCATGGACACCTTCGTCGAGTCCTCGTGGTACTACGCCCGCTACGCCTCGCCGCACTTTGAAGGTGGCCTGGTGGAAAAATCGGCGGCCGACCACTGGTTGCCGGTGGATCAGTACATCGGCGGCATCGAACACGCGATTCTTCACCTGCTCTACGCGCGCTTCTTCCACAAGCTGATGCGTGACGAAGGCCTGGTGAGCTCCAACGAGCCGTTCAAGAACCTGCTGACCCAGGGCATGGTGATCGCCGAGACTTACTATCGTCGCGAAGCCAACGGCGCTTACACCTGGTTCAACCCGGCGGACGTCGAGCTTGAGCGTGACAGCAAGGCCAAGGTGATCAGTGCCAAGCTGAAAGCTGACGGCTTGCCGGTGGAAATCGGTGGCACCGAAAAGATGGCCAAGTCGAAGAACAACGGCGTCGACCCACAGTCGATGATCGACCAGTTCGGCGCAGACACCTGCCGCCTGTTCATGATGTTCGCCTCGCCACCTGACATGAGTGCGGAATGGTCCGACTCCGGCGTAGAAGGTTCGCACCGTTTCCTCAAGCGCGTCTGGCGCCTGGCTCAAGCGCACGTCACTCAGGGCCTGCCGGGCAAACTGGACGTCGCCAGCCTGAACGACGAGCAGAAAGCCGTTCGTCGCTCGATCCACCTCGCCATCAAGCAGGCCAGCCAGGACGTCGGCCAGAACCACAAATTCAACACTGCCATCGCTCAGGTGATGACGCTGATGAACGTGCTGGAAAAAGCCGCGCAAGCCACCGAACAGGATCGCGCACTGATTCACGAAGGCCTGGAAACCGTGACTCTGCTGCTGGCTCCGATCACGCCGCACATCAGCCACGAGCTGTGGAATCAACTGGGTCACGCTGGACCTGTGATCGACGCCGGTTGGCCGGTGGTGGATGACAGCGCGTTGGTACAGGACAGCCTGCAACTGGTGATTCAGGTCAACGGCAAGCTGCGTGGCCACATCGAAATGCCCGCCAGCGCCAGCCGCGAAGAAGTCGAAGCAGCCGCCCGTGCCAACGAGAACGTGCTGCGCTTCGTCGACGGTCTGACCATTCGTAAAGTGATCGTAGTGCCCGGGAAACTGGTCAATATCGTCGCCAGCTAA
- the ybeY gene encoding rRNA maturation RNase YbeY, translated as MLELDLQIATEACAPSEAEFRQWCELALRQRTADSEMTIRLVDEAEGRELNHTWRQKDYATNVLSFPADVPDEFLDIPLLGDLVICVAVVEREAVEQGKELKAHWAHLVIHGCLHLLGYDHIDDEEAEEMEALERTLLAELGFPDPYADDEADVSPTETTKDSE; from the coding sequence ATGCTTGAGCTTGACCTGCAAATCGCCACCGAAGCCTGCGCCCCCAGCGAAGCCGAGTTCCGCCAGTGGTGCGAACTGGCTTTGCGCCAGCGCACCGCCGACTCGGAGATGACCATTCGTCTGGTCGACGAAGCTGAAGGACGCGAGCTGAACCACACCTGGCGGCAAAAGGACTACGCAACTAACGTCTTGTCATTCCCGGCCGACGTGCCGGATGAGTTCCTCGACATCCCACTGCTGGGCGATCTGGTGATCTGCGTGGCCGTGGTCGAGCGCGAAGCCGTTGAACAGGGCAAGGAGCTCAAGGCCCATTGGGCACACCTGGTGATTCACGGCTGCTTGCATCTGCTTGGTTACGACCATATTGATGACGAGGAAGCCGAAGAAATGGAAGCACTGGAACGAACGTTGCTTGCAGAGTTGGGCTTTCCCGATCCGTACGCGGACGACGAAGCAGATGTATCCCCTACCGAAACAACAAAGGATTCAGAGTAA
- the arfA gene encoding alternative ribosome rescue factor ArfA, translating into MSKKPSKPGPNKAKSIIAQPLFRSRQERPAKGKGSYRREAFQSDSWEASYFLAA; encoded by the coding sequence ATGAGCAAAAAGCCATCAAAGCCTGGCCCCAACAAGGCCAAATCCATCATCGCCCAGCCATTGTTCCGCAGCCGCCAGGAACGCCCGGCCAAGGGCAAAGGCAGTTACCGCCGCGAAGCCTTCCAGTCTGACAGCTGGGAGGCTTCTTACTTTCTGGCTGCGTAA
- the lptE gene encoding LPS assembly lipoprotein LptE — MIKRNLLVMGLAVLLSACGFQLRGTGTNELAIKELDLSARNAYGPTVTQLRQVLIGSGVNVYTGAPYKLVLSNEQESQRILSYAGAGRAGEYQITTVLNYDIRGRGDLPLLSDKIEVQKIYMHDGNNLVGSDQEAETARTEGRREMVQRMMLRLEQLSPTQLNQLQQTAEARAKADAAALEAAKKAEADTPRQSPVELPQQ, encoded by the coding sequence ATGATCAAACGCAATCTGCTGGTGATGGGCCTCGCGGTTCTGCTGAGCGCCTGCGGTTTCCAGCTGCGCGGCACCGGCACCAATGAACTGGCGATCAAGGAACTCGACCTGAGCGCCCGTAACGCATATGGTCCAACCGTTACCCAGTTGCGTCAGGTACTGATTGGCAGCGGCGTCAACGTCTATACCGGCGCTCCTTACAAGCTGGTGCTGAGCAATGAGCAGGAAAGCCAGCGCATCCTCAGCTACGCAGGTGCCGGTCGTGCCGGCGAGTACCAGATCACCACCGTTTTGAACTACGACATCCGTGGTCGCGGCGATCTGCCACTGCTGAGCGACAAAATCGAAGTACAGAAGATCTATATGCACGACGGCAACAACCTGGTGGGCTCTGACCAGGAAGCTGAAACGGCCCGGACAGAAGGCCGCCGGGAGATGGTCCAGCGCATGATGCTGCGCCTGGAACAACTGAGCCCGACCCAACTGAACCAGTTGCAGCAGACTGCCGAAGCCAGGGCCAAGGCTGATGCCGCCGCGCTGGAAGCGGCAAAGAAGGCTGAAGCGGATACCCCGCGTCAGTCGCCTGTCGAACTGCCGCAGCAGTAA
- the holA gene encoding DNA polymerase III subunit delta: MKLAPAQLAKHLQGALAPVYIISGDDPLLCQEAADAIRAAARQQGFDERQVFAADASFDWGTLLQAGASMSLFAEKRLLELRLPSGKPGDKGAAALIEYCSRPADDTVLLISLPKLDGSAQKTKWGKALVEGQQTQFVQIWPVDVAQLPSWIRQRLSQAGLSASQDAVELIAARVEGNLLAAAQEIEKLKLMAEGGQITVETVQAAVADSARFDVFGLTDAVLNGEAAHALRMLEGLRGEGVEPPVILWALARELRLLANISLQYSQGTPLDKAFSLAKPPVWDKRKPLMSKALQRYSAQRWAQLLLEAQRIDAQIKGQAAGSPWMSLSRLTLLMAGQRLTLPAE; the protein is encoded by the coding sequence ATGAAACTCGCCCCCGCCCAACTCGCCAAACACCTGCAAGGCGCCCTTGCGCCGGTCTATATCATCAGCGGCGATGACCCGCTGTTGTGCCAGGAGGCGGCCGACGCCATTCGCGCTGCCGCCCGCCAGCAGGGATTCGATGAACGCCAGGTGTTTGCCGCCGACGCCAGTTTCGACTGGGGGACGCTGCTGCAAGCCGGTGCCAGCATGTCGCTGTTCGCCGAAAAACGCCTGCTGGAACTGCGCCTGCCGTCCGGCAAACCCGGCGACAAGGGTGCCGCCGCACTTATCGAATACTGCTCGCGCCCGGCCGACGACACCGTACTGCTGATCAGCTTGCCGAAGCTCGATGGCAGCGCACAGAAAACCAAGTGGGGTAAAGCGCTGGTCGAAGGACAGCAGACCCAGTTCGTGCAGATCTGGCCTGTCGATGTCGCCCAGTTGCCGAGCTGGATCCGCCAGCGCCTGTCCCAGGCCGGGCTTTCCGCCAGCCAGGACGCCGTTGAGCTGATCGCCGCGCGGGTCGAGGGCAACTTGCTGGCCGCGGCCCAGGAAATCGAAAAGCTCAAACTGATGGCCGAAGGAGGCCAGATCACCGTCGAAACCGTGCAGGCTGCGGTGGCCGACAGTGCGCGCTTCGATGTCTTCGGCCTGACCGATGCGGTGCTCAATGGCGAAGCGGCCCACGCGCTGCGCATGCTCGAAGGGCTGCGCGGCGAAGGCGTCGAGCCGCCGGTGATTCTCTGGGCCCTGGCGCGGGAGTTGCGCCTGCTGGCCAATATTTCCCTGCAATACAGCCAGGGTACGCCGCTGGACAAGGCCTTCAGCCTGGCCAAACCGCCAGTCTGGGACAAACGCAAACCGTTGATGAGCAAAGCCCTGCAACGCTACTCGGCGCAACGTTGGGCGCAACTGCTGCTCGAAGCGCAGCGCATCGATGCGCAGATCAAGGGCCAGGCGGCCGGTTCGCCGTGGATGAGTTTGAGCCGGTTGACGCTGTTGATGGCCGGGCAACGCCTGACGTTGCCCGCTGAATAA
- a CDS encoding HlyC/CorC family transporter — MSEDRSSNGQKSWLGKLTQAFAHEPKNRQELLELLRDAHQNKLLDSEALAIVEGAIQVADLQVRDIMVPRSQMVSIKATQTPREFLPAVVDSAHSRYPVIGESHDDVMGVLLAKDLLPLILKENGDSFNIKDLLRPATFVPESKRLNVLLREFRANHNHMAIVIDEYGGVAGLVTIEDVLEQIVGDIEDEHDVEEDSYIKPLPSGDFLIKALTPIENFNEFFDSEFSDDEFDTVGGLVMSAFGHLPKRNEITEIGPYRFRILNADSRRIHLLRLTPIAR, encoded by the coding sequence ATGAGCGAAGATCGATCGAGCAACGGGCAGAAGTCATGGCTGGGTAAGCTCACCCAGGCTTTTGCCCACGAGCCGAAAAACCGCCAGGAGCTGCTGGAGCTGCTGCGCGATGCACACCAGAACAAACTGCTGGACAGCGAAGCGCTGGCCATCGTCGAAGGCGCCATCCAGGTGGCTGACCTGCAGGTCCGGGACATCATGGTCCCGCGCTCGCAGATGGTCAGCATCAAGGCGACCCAGACACCCCGCGAGTTCCTGCCTGCCGTGGTCGACTCAGCCCACTCCCGCTACCCGGTGATCGGCGAAAGCCACGATGACGTGATGGGCGTGTTGCTGGCCAAGGACTTGCTGCCGTTGATCCTCAAGGAGAACGGCGACAGCTTCAACATCAAGGACCTGCTGCGCCCGGCCACCTTCGTGCCGGAGTCCAAGCGCCTTAACGTGCTGCTGCGCGAATTTCGCGCCAACCACAACCACATGGCCATCGTCATCGACGAGTACGGCGGCGTGGCCGGTTTGGTGACCATCGAAGACGTGCTGGAACAGATCGTCGGCGACATCGAAGACGAACACGACGTCGAAGAAGACAGCTACATCAAGCCGCTGCCCAGCGGTGATTTCCTGATCAAGGCCCTGACGCCGATCGAGAACTTCAACGAGTTTTTCGACAGCGAGTTCTCCGACGATGAGTTCGACACCGTTGGCGGCCTGGTGATGAGCGCGTTCGGGCATTTGCCAAAACGTAACGAAATCACTGAAATCGGCCCGTACCGTTTCCGCATCCTGAACGCCGACAGCCGTCGGATTCACTTGCTTCGCCTGACGCCCATTGCTCGCTAA
- the lnt gene encoding apolipoprotein N-acyltransferase: protein MRWTTRPGWPGNLLAVAAGAITTLALAPFDIWPLALLAVGLFYAGLRELSPRQALGRGWCFGFGLFGAGTSWIYYSIHHFGGASVLLAGFLMLLFTAAIAWFFALPAWIWARWLRRNEAPLADALAFAALWVGQEAFRGWFLTGFPWLYSGYSQLDGPLAGLAPIGGMWLISFTLALTAALIYNGLRLVRTGRKGFIAAGALLLVGPWLLGMALKHHAWTSSSGPPLSVAAIQGNIEQSMKWDPTQLNAQLALYRDMSFSSRRVDLLIWPETAIPVLKESAEGYLNMMGSFAAERKSAFITGVPVRMEVRNEKRFFNGITVTGEGDGTYLKQKLVPFGEYVPLQDVLRGLIAFFDLPMSDFARGPADQPLLQAKGYQIAPFICYEVVYPEFAASLAARSDLLLTISNDTWFGTSIGPLQHLQMAQMRALEAGRWMIRATNNGVSGLINPFGQITDQIPQFERGILYGEVVPMHNLTPYLEWRSWPLLILCVLLFGWALIASRMAKTV from the coding sequence ATGCGCTGGACAACCCGCCCCGGCTGGCCCGGTAACCTGCTGGCCGTGGCGGCCGGTGCAATCACCACACTGGCCCTGGCGCCGTTCGATATCTGGCCACTGGCACTGCTCGCCGTCGGCCTGTTCTATGCCGGTCTGCGGGAACTGAGCCCACGTCAGGCGCTGGGTCGCGGCTGGTGTTTCGGTTTCGGCCTGTTCGGTGCCGGCACCAGCTGGATCTACTACAGCATTCACCACTTCGGTGGCGCTTCGGTCTTGCTGGCCGGTTTCCTGATGCTGCTCTTCACGGCGGCGATTGCCTGGTTCTTTGCCCTGCCCGCCTGGATCTGGGCGCGCTGGCTGCGCCGCAATGAGGCGCCGCTGGCCGACGCCCTGGCCTTCGCGGCGCTGTGGGTCGGCCAGGAAGCCTTCCGCGGCTGGTTCCTGACAGGTTTCCCGTGGTTGTATTCCGGTTACAGCCAGCTCGATGGCCCGCTGGCCGGGCTCGCCCCCATCGGCGGGATGTGGCTGATTTCCTTCACCCTGGCCCTGACAGCTGCGTTGATCTACAACGGCTTGCGCCTGGTTCGCACGGGGCGCAAAGGCTTCATCGCCGCCGGTGCATTGCTGCTGGTCGGCCCATGGTTGCTCGGCATGGCCCTCAAACATCATGCCTGGACCAGCTCGTCGGGCCCGCCACTGAGCGTCGCCGCCATTCAGGGCAACATCGAACAAAGCATGAAATGGGACCCGACGCAGCTCAACGCGCAACTGGCGTTGTACCGCGACATGAGTTTCAGCTCCAGGCGCGTCGACCTTCTCATCTGGCCGGAAACGGCGATCCCGGTGCTCAAGGAGTCCGCCGAGGGCTACCTGAACATGATGGGCAGCTTCGCGGCCGAACGTAAATCGGCGTTCATTACCGGTGTCCCGGTCCGCATGGAGGTACGCAACGAGAAGCGTTTCTTCAATGGCATCACCGTTACCGGTGAAGGCGACGGCACTTACCTGAAGCAAAAACTGGTGCCGTTTGGTGAATATGTTCCGCTGCAGGATGTGCTGCGTGGGCTGATCGCATTCTTCGACCTGCCGATGTCGGACTTTGCCCGCGGCCCGGCCGACCAGCCTCTACTGCAAGCCAAGGGTTATCAGATCGCGCCGTTCATCTGTTATGAAGTGGTTTACCCCGAATTCGCCGCCAGCCTTGCCGCCCGCAGCGACTTGCTGCTGACCATCAGCAACGACACCTGGTTCGGCACCTCCATCGGCCCCCTGCAACATCTGCAGATGGCGCAGATGCGTGCACTGGAGGCCGGCCGCTGGATGATCCGCGCCACCAACAACGGCGTGTCCGGCCTGATCAACCCGTTCGGTCAGATTACCGATCAGATCCCGCAGTTCGAGCGCGGCATCCTGTATGGCGAAGTGGTGCCGATGCACAACCTCACGCCGTACCTGGAATGGCGTTCGTGGCCATTGCTCATTCTCTGCGTGTTGTTGTTTGGCTGGGCGCTGATTGCGAGCCGGATGGCCAAGACTGTCTAG